A single genomic interval of Thermus filiformis harbors:
- a CDS encoding cell division protein FtsX: MKGVYALAQALRQLLRHPTASLATFFTALLSFALLHLMGLLLWNLDRVVESLERGLEVAAFLKDKADTEAILGEVQTWAEVRSVRLVTKEEALAELILDYPYLAQAKELVENPLPDTLRLTLAQPQAVREVAQRLKALPGVEEVEYGGELTERLLSVLAGFRLGMAVLGLLLLLNTLFSVMGTIRLSVESRKEAIAVMLLVGARRFFVQAPFIWEGVLLTSSAALLAALLSGLAYRFLAGGVQGLLPFLPVLAQKDVLRLSFGVLLLALFLGGGGAFFASRAHARA; encoded by the coding sequence ATGAAGGGCGTGTACGCCCTGGCGCAGGCCCTACGGCAGCTTCTGCGGCACCCCACGGCCAGCCTGGCCACCTTCTTCACCGCGCTTTTGTCCTTCGCCCTCCTCCACCTGATGGGGCTTCTCCTTTGGAACCTGGACCGGGTGGTGGAAAGCCTGGAGCGGGGCCTCGAGGTGGCGGCCTTCCTCAAGGACAAGGCCGACACCGAGGCCATCTTGGGCGAGGTCCAGACCTGGGCCGAGGTGCGAAGCGTCCGCCTGGTGACCAAGGAGGAGGCCCTGGCCGAGCTCATCCTGGACTACCCCTACCTGGCCCAGGCCAAGGAGCTGGTGGAGAACCCCCTTCCGGACACCCTCCGCCTGACCCTGGCCCAGCCCCAGGCGGTGCGGGAGGTGGCCCAGAGGCTTAAGGCCCTGCCCGGGGTGGAGGAGGTGGAGTACGGGGGCGAGCTCACGGAAAGGCTCCTTTCGGTCCTGGCGGGCTTCCGGCTGGGGATGGCGGTCCTGGGGCTCCTCCTCCTCCTCAACACCCTCTTCAGCGTGATGGGCACCATCCGGCTCTCGGTGGAAAGCCGGAAGGAGGCCATCGCCGTCATGCTCCTGGTGGGGGCGAGGCGGTTTTTCGTCCAGGCCCCCTTCATCTGGGAAGGGGTCCTCCTCACCTCGAGCGCCGCCCTTCTCGCCGCCCTCCTTTCCGGCCTGGCCTACCGGTTCCTGGCGGGCGGGGTCCAGGGCCTCCTTCCCTTCCTCCCGGTCCTGGCCCAGAAGGACGTGCTCCGGCTCTCCTTTGGGGTCCTCCTCCTGGCCCTTTTCCTGGGGGGCGGGGGGGCCTTCTTCGCCAGCCGGGCCCACGCGAGGGCATGA
- the gcvH gene encoding glycine cleavage system protein GcvH yields MDAPKDRFYTKTHEWALPEGDEVVVGITDYAQEQLGDVVYVELPQVGRKVAAQEAVAVVESVKTASDIYAPVAGVVVAVNEALTSTPELINQDPYGEGWIFKLKPDNLSDLDGLLDAEAYLAGLEE; encoded by the coding sequence ATGGACGCACCCAAAGACCGCTTCTACACCAAGACGCACGAGTGGGCCCTCCCCGAGGGGGACGAGGTGGTGGTGGGCATCACGGACTACGCCCAGGAGCAGCTGGGGGACGTGGTCTACGTGGAGCTCCCCCAGGTGGGCCGGAAGGTGGCGGCCCAGGAGGCGGTGGCCGTGGTGGAGAGCGTTAAGACCGCCTCGGACATCTACGCCCCCGTGGCCGGGGTGGTGGTGGCGGTGAACGAGGCCTTGACCTCCACCCCCGAGCTCATCAACCAGGACCCCTACGGGGAAGGGTGGATCTTCAAGCTCAAGCCCGACAACCTCTCCGACCTGGACGGGCTTCTGGACGCGGAAGCCTACCTGGCGGGCCTCGAGGAGTGA
- the gcvT gene encoding glycine cleavage system aminomethyltransferase GcvT, which yields MKKTPLYEAHLRLGAKVVEFAGYALPLYYTSIKEEHLAVRKAAGVFDVSHMGEFWVRGEEALAFLQWATLNDVARLKVGRAQYSMLPNDRGGVVDDIYLYRTGEAEYLMVVNAANRKKDWDHLLRLKEGFRVELEDASEETALLALQGPRAAEVLQGLTEEDLSSRKKNDTFPAQVAGRKARLARTGYTGEDGFEIFLRNEDAEAVFQALLDRGAVPAGLGARDSLRLEAGFPLYGHELTDETNPFCTPYAWVVKREKDFFGKEALLSGGCDRVLVGLVLEEGIPREGYRVLKEGREVGRVTSGGFSPVLGKGIALAYVEAQAEPPFLVEIRGQARPASLVKPPFVPLK from the coding sequence ATGAAGAAGACCCCCCTGTACGAGGCCCACCTTCGCCTGGGGGCGAAGGTGGTGGAGTTCGCCGGCTACGCCCTCCCCCTTTACTACACCTCCATCAAGGAGGAGCACCTGGCGGTGCGGAAGGCCGCCGGGGTGTTTGACGTGAGCCACATGGGGGAGTTCTGGGTCCGGGGGGAGGAGGCCTTGGCCTTCCTCCAGTGGGCCACCTTAAACGACGTGGCCCGCCTCAAGGTGGGCCGGGCCCAGTACTCCATGCTCCCGAACGACCGGGGAGGGGTGGTGGACGACATCTACCTCTACCGCACCGGCGAGGCGGAGTACCTGATGGTGGTGAACGCCGCCAACCGAAAGAAGGACTGGGACCACCTCCTCCGCCTCAAGGAGGGCTTCCGGGTGGAGCTGGAAGACGCCTCGGAAGAGACGGCCCTTCTGGCCCTTCAGGGGCCAAGGGCGGCGGAGGTCCTCCAGGGCCTGACCGAGGAGGATCTTTCCTCCCGCAAAAAGAACGACACCTTTCCTGCCCAAGTGGCGGGGCGAAAGGCCCGGCTCGCCCGCACCGGGTACACCGGGGAGGACGGGTTTGAGATCTTCCTGAGGAACGAGGACGCGGAGGCCGTCTTCCAGGCCCTCCTGGACCGGGGAGCCGTGCCCGCGGGCCTGGGGGCCCGGGACTCCTTGCGCCTCGAGGCGGGCTTCCCCCTCTACGGCCACGAGCTCACGGACGAGACCAACCCCTTTTGCACCCCCTACGCCTGGGTGGTGAAGAGGGAGAAGGACTTCTTCGGCAAGGAGGCCCTGCTTTCCGGGGGGTGCGACCGGGTTCTGGTGGGGCTGGTCCTGGAGGAGGGCATTCCCCGGGAGGGGTACCGGGTGCTCAAGGAGGGGCGGGAGGTGGGCCGGGTGACCTCCGGGGGCTTCTCCCCGGTCCTGGGGAAGGGGATCGCCCTGGCCTACGTGGAGGCCCAGGCGGAGCCTCCCTTCCTGGTGGAGATCCGGGGGCAGGCGAGACCTGCGTCCCTGGTGAAGCCGCCCTTTGTGCCCTTAAAATAG
- a CDS encoding murein hydrolase activator EnvC family protein has protein sequence MVWALFLLFWALAQPLPALEGELKKAQEAQKRTEARIQELNRALASLSQTTQALLRQVRDLEAEIGRLEKERADLQERIRLLQEEIRRAEKRIAQLEEDLKALKERLKALMVSLYRERAGRYLPLLRAESFTDLAVRSRLVGRLTARQQDTLKQLQTTLEALRQERTRLDLLLKDLAQEERAKAEN, from the coding sequence ATGGTCTGGGCCCTCTTCCTCCTCTTCTGGGCCCTGGCCCAGCCCTTGCCCGCCCTGGAGGGGGAGCTTAAAAAGGCGCAGGAGGCGCAGAAGAGGACGGAGGCCCGCATCCAGGAGCTGAACCGCGCCCTGGCCAGCCTCAGCCAGACCACCCAGGCCCTGCTCCGGCAGGTGCGGGACCTGGAGGCCGAGATCGGCCGCCTGGAGAAGGAGCGGGCCGACCTCCAGGAGAGGATCCGCCTCCTCCAGGAGGAAATCCGGCGGGCGGAGAAGAGGATCGCCCAGCTGGAGGAGGACTTAAAGGCTTTGAAGGAGCGCCTGAAGGCCCTGATGGTGAGCCTCTACCGGGAGAGGGCGGGGCGGTACCTGCCCCTCTTGAGGGCGGAAAGCTTCACCGACCTGGCGGTCCGCTCCCGGCTCGTGGGCCGGCTGACCGCCCGGCAGCAGGACACCCTGAAGCAGCTCCAGACCACCCTCGAGGCCCTCCGGCAGGAAAGGACCCGGCTGGACCTCCTCCTGAAGGACCTAGCCCAAGAGGAGCGGGCCAAGGCCGAGAACTAG